A single Marinitoga aeolica DNA region contains:
- a CDS encoding phosphodiester glycosidase family protein has translation MYKKLFLILTVLFSILSFSNIYYIGITKESTEFNNMLFSNKIYIDVEEFVKFFKLQQFPSKNIVYLSNPENNDILELDLIKGTARVNFNINRAYSSAVISKDEKLYVWLDAIKDFFSLKSFRLNDDIFIYKSIPRVIKIEYSFNKIIFTLSHLINEKMLKIEKDGFLIFPAINEFPVPADIDYKVVSDNIIKYTIKNFESYDMTISKRSVIFTLNESKINPDENNSTDNKANDKTKSSKTVYKSNTKKSEESVQASPLEQKLNEIKNQQNTYVKSQKINNNQERITLDTELLKVENKMIDLNGRIIPVHIARINPKELEIKVLFNNLGSPEDAEKFLNKTKPLIAINAGYFDVSTLEPIGKIITEGKIQHISSYLRPCFILDNYGNPVIKDIVMEYKIYVKDVPFWIKAINTAWKGDVKLYTSEYKGKINESEDDYIFLLIENGYIVHIGKERPIKDQRLLLIDKKYKKYISDINEGDEVIFNIDINQKISIKEMVEGGPLVITDDLMQEALKEEKLAYSSSIINRKTPRTIVAIDNDNMVLFIVVDGYMESNPGINYDEAQLLLEKIGNIKQAMMLDGGSSSIFYYNGKVLNYRSENWRNKIPAFLGVFKKK, from the coding sequence CATCCAAAAACATTGTATATCTTTCGAATCCAGAAAATAATGATATATTAGAATTAGACTTAATAAAGGGAACAGCAAGAGTTAATTTTAATATTAATAGAGCATATTCATCTGCCGTAATATCAAAGGATGAAAAATTATATGTATGGTTAGATGCAATTAAAGATTTTTTTTCTCTTAAGTCATTTAGATTAAATGATGATATATTCATATATAAAAGCATTCCAAGAGTAATAAAAATAGAATATTCTTTTAATAAAATTATTTTTACATTAAGTCATTTAATTAATGAAAAAATGCTTAAAATAGAAAAGGATGGATTTCTAATCTTTCCAGCAATAAATGAGTTTCCAGTGCCGGCAGATATTGATTATAAAGTAGTATCAGACAATATAATAAAATATACGATAAAGAATTTTGAAAGTTATGATATGACTATATCCAAGAGAAGTGTTATATTTACTTTAAATGAATCTAAAATAAATCCAGATGAAAATAACTCCACCGATAATAAGGCAAATGATAAAACAAAATCTAGTAAAACAGTTTATAAAAGTAATACTAAAAAAAGCGAAGAAAGTGTTCAGGCATCTCCTTTAGAACAAAAGTTAAATGAGATAAAAAATCAGCAAAATACATATGTTAAATCACAAAAAATCAATAATAATCAAGAAAGAATAACACTTGATACCGAATTATTAAAAGTGGAAAATAAAATGATAGATTTAAATGGAAGGATCATTCCTGTTCATATCGCAAGAATAAATCCAAAGGAACTTGAGATAAAGGTTTTATTTAATAATTTGGGTTCTCCAGAAGATGCAGAGAAGTTTTTAAATAAGACAAAACCTTTGATTGCAATAAATGCAGGATATTTTGATGTTTCAACATTGGAACCAATTGGAAAAATCATAACTGAAGGTAAAATTCAGCATATTTCATCATACCTAAGACCCTGTTTCATCCTTGATAATTATGGTAATCCTGTAATAAAAGATATTGTTATGGAGTATAAAATATATGTGAAAGATGTTCCGTTCTGGATAAAGGCAATAAATACTGCATGGAAAGGTGATGTTAAACTATATACAAGCGAATATAAAGGTAAAATTAATGAAAGTGAAGATGATTATATCTTTTTACTTATAGAAAATGGTTATATTGTTCATATTGGTAAAGAAAGACCTATTAAAGATCAGAGATTATTGCTGATTGATAAAAAATATAAAAAATATATCTCTGATATTAATGAAGGTGATGAGGTTATTTTTAATATTGATATTAACCAAAAAATATCGATAAAAGAAATGGTTGAAGGTGGACCTTTGGTAATAACTGACGATTTAATGCAAGAAGCGCTAAAAGAAGAGAAACTCGCTTACTCATCAAGCATTATTAATCGAAAAACACCTAGAACGATAGTTGCAATTGATAACGATAATATGGTATTATTTATAGTAGTTGATGGGTATATGGAATCTAACCCAGGTATAAATTATGATGAGGCTCAATTATTGTTGGAGAAGATAGGAAATATAAAACAGGCGATGATGCTTGATGGGGGAAGTTCATCTATATTTTATTATAATGGTAAGGTCTTAAATTATAGATCTGAAAATTGGAGAAATAAAATTCCCGCCTTCTTGGGGGTGTTTAAGAAAAAATAG